A window of the Streptomyces sp. JB150 genome harbors these coding sequences:
- a CDS encoding acetylxylan esterase, which yields MPAFDMPLDRLENHRPAPDEPAGFDAFWQATLREAEPPGPTGPVLSARPVATGLRLFDTWDVTFPGFAGDPVRAWYTRPAGSPGPLPAVVEYAGYGRGRGLPHERLTWPAAGYAHLLMDNRGQGDRYGSGGATPDPHATAPGGPGPAVRGLLDPRDYHYRRLITDAVCAVAALRALPGVDPARVAAVGNSQGGGLALAVAGLVPDLAAVLVTAPLLCGIRRALDLTDEGPYGEICAYLAVHRGAGTAALRTLSYVEGLSFARRAAAPAHFGVGLRDTVCPPSGAYAAYNRYGELTDHDPPRELHAYPFNGHEGGEAAHVRRQLDWLGTLLSP from the coding sequence GTGCCCGCGTTCGACATGCCGCTGGACCGACTGGAGAACCACCGCCCCGCCCCGGACGAGCCCGCCGGCTTCGACGCCTTCTGGCAGGCCACCCTCCGGGAGGCCGAGCCGCCCGGACCGACGGGACCCGTCCTGTCCGCCCGCCCGGTCGCCACCGGACTGCGGCTGTTCGACACCTGGGACGTGACCTTCCCGGGCTTCGCCGGCGATCCGGTGCGCGCCTGGTACACCCGCCCGGCCGGGTCGCCGGGGCCGCTGCCCGCCGTCGTCGAGTACGCCGGCTACGGCCGCGGCCGGGGCCTGCCCCACGAACGGCTCACCTGGCCCGCCGCCGGATACGCCCACCTGCTCATGGACAACCGCGGCCAGGGCGACCGGTACGGCAGCGGCGGCGCGACCCCGGACCCGCACGCCACGGCCCCCGGCGGACCGGGCCCCGCCGTACGCGGCCTGCTCGACCCGCGCGACTACCACTACCGCCGGCTGATCACCGACGCGGTCTGTGCGGTGGCCGCGCTGCGGGCGCTGCCCGGCGTGGACCCCGCGCGGGTGGCGGCGGTGGGCAACAGCCAGGGCGGCGGGCTCGCATTGGCCGTCGCCGGGCTGGTCCCCGACCTCGCGGCCGTCCTCGTCACCGCCCCGCTGCTGTGCGGCATCCGACGCGCCCTCGACCTCACCGACGAGGGTCCCTACGGCGAGATCTGCGCGTACCTCGCCGTGCACCGGGGCGCCGGGACGGCCGCGCTGCGCACCCTCTCCTACGTCGAGGGCCTCTCCTTCGCCCGCCGTGCCGCCGCCCCCGCGCACTTCGGCGTCGGCCTGCGCGACACGGTCTGCCCGCCCAGCGGCGCGTACGCCGCCTATAACCGCTACGGCGAGCTGACCGACCACGATCCGCCCCGTGAGCTGCACGCCTATCCGTTCAACGGACACGAGGGCGGCGAGGCGGCCCACGTACGACGCCAACTGGACTGGCTGGGGACCCTGTTGAGCCCGTGA
- a CDS encoding beta-galactosidase — translation MTAPRTERIAYGGDYHPEQWPEPVGDDGHRLFTRVRIDTLTVGVFARSLTQPASDALPLAARDVAVLRLQ, via the coding sequence ATGACCGCGCCCCGCACCGAGCGGATCGCGTACGGCGGCGACTACCACCCCGAGCAGTGGCCCGAGCCGGTGGGGGACGACGGCCACCGGCTGTTCACGCGCGTCCGGATCGACACCCTCACCGTCGGGGTCTTCGCTCGGTCCCTCACCCAGCCCGCCAGCGACGCGCTCCCGCTCGCCGCTCGGGACGTGGCCGTGCTGCGGCTTCAGTAG
- a CDS encoding xylan 1,4-beta-xylosidase — protein MIHVPEGPGRPFPDAWRFCVGTGRLDLALRSDYRASLARIQQDIGFRHIRGHGLLSDGMGVHRPYTWQDTRRVRHSFTYVDQVVDAYLELGIRPFLELGFMPQALASGDQTVFWWRGNVTPPADEREWAALVRALLRHLVDRYGLAEVRTWPVEVWNEPNLPDFWQNADEAAYHRLYEVTAHAVKEVDASLQVGGPAISPGADDWLDRFAEFTERHDVPVDFVSKHAYTSGPAQHVPFGSYQTLAPAEDLLEQFGTPRERLKGTRLAGAPVHITEFNSSYCPDNPVHDTAFNAAYLAPVLAHGGDHADSFSYWTFSDVFEEAGVPTTFFHGGFGLLTHRQVRKPTYHLYAFMARTGHELLARGDDHLVTRHPDGRVTVLAWAPVDPAGRTPGPERHRLRLLLPLDATEAFVRRSTVDEEYGNARTAWQRMGSPRSPDRRQLGILHEAAEPGRRHLRLPVADGRVDLDLTLARHEVTLVEVSPVRDESPPWADDRRLLGREPE, from the coding sequence ATGATCCACGTCCCCGAGGGACCGGGCCGTCCCTTCCCCGACGCCTGGCGCTTCTGCGTCGGCACCGGACGCCTCGACCTCGCCCTGCGCAGCGACTACCGCGCATCACTGGCCCGGATCCAGCAGGACATCGGCTTCCGCCACATCCGCGGCCACGGCCTGCTCAGCGACGGCATGGGCGTGCACCGCCCCTACACCTGGCAGGACACCCGCCGCGTCCGCCACTCCTTCACCTACGTCGACCAGGTCGTCGACGCCTACCTGGAGCTGGGCATCCGGCCCTTCCTCGAACTCGGCTTCATGCCCCAGGCGCTGGCCTCCGGCGACCAGACCGTCTTCTGGTGGCGCGGCAACGTCACCCCGCCGGCCGACGAACGCGAATGGGCGGCGCTGGTCCGCGCCCTGCTCCGGCACCTCGTCGACCGCTATGGCCTCGCCGAGGTGCGCACCTGGCCCGTCGAGGTGTGGAACGAGCCCAACCTGCCCGACTTCTGGCAAAACGCGGACGAGGCGGCCTACCACCGGCTGTACGAGGTGACCGCGCACGCCGTGAAGGAGGTGGACGCCTCGCTCCAGGTGGGCGGGCCCGCGATCTCACCCGGCGCCGACGACTGGCTGGACCGCTTCGCCGAGTTCACCGAACGCCACGACGTCCCCGTCGACTTCGTCTCCAAGCACGCCTACACCTCCGGCCCCGCCCAGCACGTGCCGTTCGGCTCCTACCAGACGCTCGCCCCCGCCGAAGACCTGCTGGAGCAGTTCGGCACGCCCCGCGAGCGGCTGAAGGGCACCCGCCTGGCCGGAGCGCCCGTCCACATCACCGAGTTCAACTCCTCCTACTGCCCCGACAACCCCGTCCACGACACCGCCTTCAACGCCGCCTACCTGGCCCCCGTCCTCGCCCACGGCGGCGACCACGCCGACTCCTTCTCCTACTGGACGTTCAGCGACGTGTTCGAGGAGGCCGGCGTCCCCACCACGTTCTTCCACGGCGGCTTCGGCCTGCTCACCCACCGGCAGGTCCGCAAACCCACCTACCACCTGTACGCGTTCATGGCCCGCACGGGCCACGAACTGCTCGCCCGGGGCGACGACCACCTCGTCACCCGCCACCCCGACGGCCGCGTCACCGTCCTCGCCTGGGCGCCCGTCGACCCGGCCGGCCGGACGCCGGGCCCCGAGCGGCACCGGCTGCGGCTGCTGCTGCCGCTGGACGCCACGGAGGCCTTCGTCCGCCGGTCCACCGTCGACGAGGAGTACGGCAACGCGCGCACCGCCTGGCAGCGCATGGGCAGCCCCCGCTCACCCGACCGGCGCCAGCTCGGCATCCTGCACGAGGCCGCCGAGCCGGGGCGCCGGCACCTGCGACTGCCGGTGGCCGACGGCCGGGTGGACCTGGACCTCACCCTCGCCCGGCACGAGGTCACGCTCGTCGAGGTCAGCCCCGTACGGGACGAGAGCCCGCCCTGGGCCGACGACCGGCGGCTGCTCGGAAGGGAGCCGGAGTGA
- a CDS encoding caspase family protein, whose protein sequence is MTSDCTATGTPIAPERTFALVVGVEQYDIGASMSLSGAARDALRFAAWLTDTAGVPRSNVRMLLSPLDRNRIDPEAKPATRENVEAALFKDLPDQNGDLLWIYWAGHGFLDDYNQLLLPYADATNRHTTHLNLTSALRWWKSDKVSGGRFRRLVAIGDSCRIDKRRAKDLGFVTVDYQAGTPVPERLQFTLYATRPGETAKNQAERDAGQFTHTLLGHLDGMPLEYAVRGLVGVAQAVQADFTLMKKKGTAWQEPQFEIGRDWNGSSLFGDHWTDDGTASGPAGAPVLDQLAWSELGELLKDCPLPPYTFEAYRWAFEVTGCVPPDEHRLPSQHLTEIVRDLDSRQGTSHPLPLALPFIRHLASRSSRSEWAAQAESWVERTRERLGAAPVAVPPGRTPERPALHIRLAPETGDAFRVGLWLFDGDFRKVGDWERPMDLDAVRVTLGTHLLAATARPPARIEFHVPYDLLHEPFETWRIPTGRGDRTAALGSRYEVVLRCPEERQGLAEAPWRNKWRWYETHGGLHPDAVRQIGDHEVCENLADELQLTEPPVCVLAEVTESRVTETLDAVLDGGIPIAVWRRPAAEDGATGSIRALLGAEPSAALDVQTLPARLRRACSARHPLALLWDHPGRIPPVRRSLST, encoded by the coding sequence GTGACGAGCGACTGCACCGCCACCGGGACGCCGATCGCGCCGGAGCGGACCTTCGCCCTCGTCGTCGGCGTCGAGCAGTACGACATAGGCGCCTCCATGTCCCTGTCCGGGGCGGCCCGCGACGCACTGCGGTTCGCCGCATGGCTCACCGACACGGCCGGAGTGCCGCGGAGCAACGTCCGGATGCTGCTCTCACCCCTGGACCGGAACCGGATCGACCCCGAGGCCAAGCCGGCCACCCGCGAGAACGTGGAGGCCGCACTCTTCAAGGACCTTCCCGATCAGAACGGGGACCTGCTGTGGATCTACTGGGCGGGACACGGCTTCCTCGACGACTACAACCAGCTGCTGCTCCCCTACGCCGACGCCACGAATCGCCACACCACCCACCTCAACCTCACCTCGGCGCTGCGTTGGTGGAAGTCGGACAAGGTGAGCGGCGGACGGTTCCGCCGTCTCGTCGCCATCGGCGACTCCTGCCGCATCGACAAGAGACGGGCCAAGGACCTGGGGTTCGTCACCGTGGACTACCAGGCCGGAACGCCCGTCCCCGAGCGTCTGCAGTTCACCCTCTATGCGACCCGCCCCGGCGAGACGGCCAAGAATCAGGCGGAGCGGGACGCGGGTCAGTTCACGCACACCCTGCTCGGTCATCTGGACGGCATGCCCCTGGAGTACGCCGTCCGCGGCCTGGTCGGCGTCGCGCAGGCCGTCCAGGCGGACTTCACGCTCATGAAGAAGAAGGGCACGGCCTGGCAGGAGCCGCAGTTCGAGATCGGCCGGGACTGGAACGGCTCGTCCCTCTTCGGCGACCACTGGACCGACGACGGCACGGCGTCCGGGCCGGCCGGCGCGCCCGTCCTCGACCAGCTCGCCTGGAGCGAACTCGGGGAGCTGCTGAAGGACTGCCCCTTGCCCCCGTACACCTTCGAGGCCTACCGCTGGGCGTTCGAGGTGACCGGCTGCGTACCTCCCGACGAGCACCGGCTGCCGTCGCAGCACCTGACGGAGATCGTGCGCGATCTCGACAGCCGCCAGGGGACCAGCCACCCGCTTCCGCTGGCTCTGCCGTTCATCCGGCACCTGGCGTCCCGCTCCTCCCGCTCCGAGTGGGCCGCGCAGGCGGAGTCCTGGGTGGAGCGCACCCGTGAACGGCTCGGCGCGGCGCCCGTCGCCGTTCCTCCCGGCCGCACCCCCGAGCGCCCCGCGCTGCACATCCGGCTCGCCCCGGAAACGGGGGACGCGTTCCGGGTGGGGCTCTGGCTGTTCGACGGAGACTTCCGCAAGGTCGGTGACTGGGAACGGCCGATGGACCTCGATGCCGTACGCGTGACGCTCGGCACCCACCTCCTGGCCGCCACCGCGCGCCCGCCGGCCCGGATCGAGTTTCATGTGCCGTACGACCTGCTGCACGAGCCGTTCGAGACCTGGCGGATACCGACCGGCCGCGGCGACCGGACCGCGGCCCTCGGCTCGCGGTACGAGGTGGTGCTGCGGTGCCCCGAGGAACGCCAAGGGCTGGCGGAGGCACCGTGGCGGAACAAGTGGCGATGGTACGAGACCCACGGCGGCCTGCACCCGGACGCCGTGCGCCAGATCGGTGACCACGAGGTCTGCGAGAACCTGGCCGACGAGCTGCAGCTGACCGAGCCGCCCGTCTGCGTGCTGGCCGAGGTGACCGAATCGCGTGTGACGGAGACGCTGGACGCGGTCCTCGACGGCGGGATCCCGATCGCCGTGTGGCGCCGCCCCGCCGCGGAGGACGGCGCGACCGGATCGATCCGCGCCCTGCTCGGGGCGGAGCCGTCGGCCGCGCTCGACGTACAGACGCTGCCCGCCCGGCTGAGGAGGGCCTGCAGCGCCCGCCACCCGCTGGCCCTGCTCTGGGACCATCCCGGGCGGATCCCCCCGGTGCGAAGGTCGTTGTCCACATGA
- a CDS encoding carbohydrate ABC transporter permease translates to MVRPSRSYRVFQGVNAVVLTLVVIVTLYPFVNIIARSFSGERHIRAGEVTLWPKGFDLTTYDIVFHDAMFWRNYGNTVYYTVVSTAIAMVLTTCYAYVLSKKRLKGRGLLVGIAVFTMFFTGGLIPNYVLITSLGLKNTVWALALPNAISVFNLLVMKAFFENLPSELEEAAQIDGLSTYGILARIVLPLSKAVVATMVLFYSVSFWNSWFGAFLYLDRTELMPVTVYLRNLIAGATGGGNAGAGTEQLSQVAANIQAVTIVLTSLPILCVYPFVQRYFVSGVMLGAVKG, encoded by the coding sequence GTGGTGAGGCCGAGCCGCTCCTACCGGGTCTTCCAGGGCGTCAACGCGGTCGTCCTCACCCTGGTCGTGATCGTCACCCTCTACCCCTTCGTCAACATCATCGCCCGCTCCTTCAGCGGCGAACGGCACATCCGGGCCGGCGAGGTGACGCTGTGGCCGAAGGGGTTCGACCTCACCACGTACGACATCGTCTTCCACGACGCGATGTTCTGGCGGAACTACGGCAACACCGTGTACTACACGGTCGTCTCCACCGCCATCGCCATGGTCCTGACGACCTGTTACGCGTACGTGCTGTCGAAGAAGCGGCTCAAGGGGCGCGGTCTGCTCGTCGGGATCGCCGTGTTCACCATGTTCTTCACCGGCGGGCTGATCCCGAACTACGTGCTGATCACCAGCCTGGGCCTGAAGAACACGGTGTGGGCGCTGGCCCTGCCCAACGCGATCAGCGTGTTCAACCTGCTGGTGATGAAGGCGTTCTTCGAGAACCTGCCGAGCGAGCTGGAGGAGGCCGCCCAGATCGACGGTCTGAGTACCTACGGCATCCTCGCCCGGATCGTGCTGCCGCTGTCCAAGGCGGTCGTCGCGACCATGGTGCTGTTCTACTCGGTGTCCTTCTGGAACTCCTGGTTCGGCGCGTTCCTCTACCTGGACCGCACCGAGCTGATGCCGGTCACCGTCTATCTGCGCAACCTCATCGCGGGCGCCACCGGCGGCGGCAACGCCGGGGCGGGCACCGAACAGCTCAGCCAGGTCGCGGCGAACATCCAGGCCGTCACCATCGTGCTCACCTCGCTGCCGATCCTGTGCGTGTACCCGTTCGTCCAGCGCTACTTCGTCTCCGGCGTGATGCTCGGCGCGGTCAAGGGCTGA
- a CDS encoding extracellular solute-binding protein translates to MKNTGRLSRRQVLAAAGFAGLAAATGCGGGDDGGDGKDLSRKKDGAMKDYRAGEPFKATKPLTFDVLHNNNPVYPLKDDWLFWEELTRRTGVTLKPIAVPLADYEKKRSVLIGSGDAPFLIPKTYHPSETAFVSSGAILPVSDYVHLMPHFQAAVRKWRLQPELDSIRQSDGRFYLLPGLHEKVRSGYSLALRTDVLDRLGLTAPATWDEVREVLTAIRGEYPDRYPLSDRWSTNTPYPAAALFSYLGQAYGVRAGWTYTNISWDANARTFVFTGATDAFRQMIEFVRGLVAENLIDPESFTQTDDEAVQKLLGEKTFAISANPQELVQNYRYNLSKQVKGARIDMVPVPLGPAGPVVLGGARLENGVMISSEALKSDHFVALLQFTDWLWYSDEGQRFARWGVEGVTYTRSGGRYRPKDGISLMGSDPDAPKDLQKDYGFSNGVFAYGGSWELVSSTFGPDEQRFQDAMSRRRQLPVDPAHPLRATEQEQAQLWETPLRDHVTQNTLKFVLGKRPLSQWGDYVGELKAKNMDRLVDLHNQARERFAKENG, encoded by the coding sequence GTGAAGAACACAGGCCGGCTGTCGCGGCGCCAGGTCCTCGCCGCCGCGGGGTTCGCCGGACTCGCCGCGGCCACCGGATGCGGTGGCGGCGACGACGGAGGGGACGGCAAGGACCTGTCGCGCAAGAAGGACGGCGCGATGAAGGACTACCGCGCCGGAGAGCCGTTCAAGGCCACCAAGCCGCTCACCTTCGACGTGCTGCACAACAACAACCCGGTCTACCCGCTCAAGGACGACTGGCTGTTCTGGGAGGAGCTGACCCGGCGCACCGGCGTCACCCTGAAACCCATCGCCGTGCCCCTGGCCGACTACGAGAAGAAGCGCAGCGTCCTCATCGGTTCGGGCGACGCCCCCTTCCTGATCCCGAAGACCTACCACCCCTCCGAGACCGCGTTCGTGTCGTCCGGCGCGATCCTCCCCGTCAGCGACTACGTCCACCTCATGCCCCACTTCCAGGCGGCGGTGCGCAAGTGGCGGCTCCAGCCGGAGCTGGACTCCATCCGCCAGTCCGACGGCAGGTTCTATCTGCTGCCCGGACTGCACGAGAAGGTCAGGTCCGGCTACTCGCTGGCGCTGCGCACGGACGTCCTGGACCGCCTCGGCCTGACCGCGCCCGCCACCTGGGACGAGGTCCGCGAGGTCCTCACCGCGATCCGAGGGGAGTACCCCGACCGCTACCCCCTCTCCGACCGCTGGAGCACCAACACCCCCTACCCGGCCGCCGCCCTGTTCAGCTACCTCGGCCAGGCCTACGGGGTGCGGGCCGGGTGGACGTACACCAACATCAGCTGGGACGCGAACGCGCGCACCTTCGTCTTCACCGGGGCCACCGACGCCTTCCGGCAGATGATCGAGTTCGTGCGCGGGCTGGTCGCCGAGAACCTGATCGACCCGGAGAGCTTCACCCAGACCGACGACGAGGCCGTGCAGAAGCTGCTGGGCGAGAAGACCTTCGCGATCAGCGCCAACCCGCAGGAGCTGGTGCAGAACTACCGCTACAACCTGAGCAAGCAGGTCAAGGGCGCGCGGATCGACATGGTGCCGGTGCCGCTCGGCCCCGCCGGCCCCGTGGTGCTGGGCGGCGCCCGCCTGGAGAACGGCGTGATGATCTCCAGCGAGGCGCTCAAGAGCGACCACTTCGTCGCGCTGCTGCAGTTCACGGACTGGCTCTGGTACTCGGACGAGGGCCAGCGGTTCGCCCGGTGGGGCGTCGAGGGCGTCACCTACACCCGCTCCGGCGGACGGTACCGGCCGAAGGACGGCATCAGCCTCATGGGCTCCGACCCGGACGCCCCCAAGGACCTCCAGAAGGACTACGGCTTCTCCAACGGCGTCTTCGCCTACGGCGGCAGCTGGGAACTGGTCTCCTCCACGTTCGGCCCCGACGAGCAGCGGTTCCAGGACGCCATGTCCCGGCGCCGGCAGCTGCCCGTCGACCCCGCCCACCCGCTGCGGGCCACCGAGCAGGAACAGGCGCAGCTGTGGGAGACCCCGCTGCGCGACCACGTCACCCAGAACACCCTCAAGTTCGTCCTCGGCAAGCGCCCCTTGTCGCAGTGGGGCGACTACGTCGGCGAGCTGAAGGCGAAGAACATGGACCGCCTCGTCGACCTGCACAACCAGGCCCGCGAACGCTTCGCGAAGGAGAACGGATGA
- a CDS encoding ABC transporter permease subunit — translation MTNRTVVTRRTWRQALRRDWQLYSLAVLPLLFFLVFRYLPMIGNVIAFRRFEPGGSLFGEEWVGLRYVEMFLSDPTFWQVFRNTLWIGALTLVFCFPIPIVLALLLNEVRTRALKRFVQSVSYLPHFLSVVIVAGITLQMLSTDGPVNHVLTRLGHEPVRFIQEPEWFRAIYVGSEVWQTAGWGTILYLAALTTIDDDLYEAARIDGANRWRQIWHVTLPGIRPTMITLLILNTGTFLAVGFEKILLLYNPLTYPTADVISTYLYRTGVESNSFSYAAAIGLFEAVIGLVLITTANQLSRRTVGTSLW, via the coding sequence ATGACCAACCGGACCGTCGTGACGCGCCGCACCTGGCGGCAGGCGCTGCGCCGCGACTGGCAGCTGTACTCGCTGGCGGTGCTGCCGCTGCTGTTCTTCCTGGTCTTCCGCTATCTGCCGATGATCGGCAACGTGATCGCGTTCCGCCGTTTCGAGCCCGGGGGGTCGCTCTTCGGCGAGGAATGGGTGGGGCTGCGCTATGTCGAGATGTTCCTCAGCGACCCCACCTTCTGGCAGGTGTTCCGCAACACGCTGTGGATCGGGGCGCTCACCCTCGTCTTCTGCTTCCCGATCCCGATCGTGCTGGCGCTGCTGCTGAACGAGGTGCGCACCCGCGCGCTGAAACGGTTCGTGCAGTCGGTGTCCTACCTGCCGCACTTCCTGTCGGTGGTGATCGTCGCCGGCATCACCCTGCAGATGCTGTCGACGGACGGCCCGGTCAACCACGTCCTCACCCGGCTCGGGCACGAGCCGGTCCGGTTCATCCAGGAACCCGAGTGGTTCCGCGCCATCTACGTCGGCTCGGAGGTCTGGCAGACCGCCGGCTGGGGCACGATCCTCTACCTGGCCGCGCTGACCACGATCGACGACGACCTGTACGAGGCGGCCCGGATCGACGGGGCGAACCGCTGGCGGCAGATCTGGCACGTCACCCTGCCCGGCATCCGCCCCACCATGATCACCCTGCTCATCCTCAACACCGGCACGTTCCTGGCCGTCGGGTTCGAGAAGATCCTGCTGCTGTACAACCCGCTGACCTACCCGACCGCCGACGTCATCTCGACGTACCTGTACCGCACGGGCGTGGAGTCCAACAGCTTCAGCTACGCCGCCGCGATCGGCCTGTTCGAGGCGGTCATCGGGCTCGTCCTGATCACGACCGCCAACCAGCTGTCGCGTCGCACGGTGGGGACGAGCCTGTGGTGA
- a CDS encoding cation:proton antiporter, giving the protein MTAQQTTSLLAGLAVLVLLARLLGAAARRLGQPAVIGEVLAGIALGPTLFDGAVSDALFPDSVRPLFGALAAVGIAVFMFIIGLDWDAALIRGIGRLAATVSLSSILLPFGLGTLLALYLLRDHAAADRTTFTLFMGIAMSITAFPVLARILTDRGMARTPLGVVALACASVDDVLAWSLLAAVVALSGPAGPEEWRILLAVPYLLGMLFVVRPLLRRLAARTTPLRLTPGVLAGVLAGLLLSAAATEWLGLHYIFGAFLFGAVLPRAGTERLRADVHDRLGQLSGTLLLPVFFLVAGLGVDLSGLDAGGLGDLGLILAVAIGGKFAGAFTAARLHRMPARESAALATLMNTRGLTELIVLNVGRDLGILGPDLYSLMVVMAVVTTAMAGPLLNWLQGRSGSLGTGSARPAERTADPAV; this is encoded by the coding sequence ATGACTGCTCAACAGACGACGTCCCTGCTGGCGGGACTCGCCGTTCTGGTGCTCCTGGCCCGGCTGCTCGGCGCGGCGGCGCGGCGCCTGGGCCAGCCGGCGGTGATCGGGGAGGTACTGGCGGGCATCGCGCTGGGGCCGACTCTGTTCGACGGGGCGGTCTCCGACGCCCTGTTCCCCGACTCCGTACGGCCCTTGTTCGGCGCACTGGCCGCGGTCGGCATCGCCGTCTTCATGTTCATCATCGGCCTGGACTGGGACGCCGCCCTGATCCGCGGCATCGGCAGGCTCGCCGCGACCGTCTCGCTCAGCTCGATCCTGCTGCCCTTCGGCCTCGGCACGCTGCTGGCCCTGTACCTGCTGCGCGACCACGCCGCCGCCGACCGGACGACGTTCACGCTGTTCATGGGCATCGCCATGTCGATCACGGCGTTCCCGGTGCTGGCCCGCATCCTCACCGACCGCGGCATGGCGCGCACCCCGCTCGGCGTGGTGGCGCTGGCCTGCGCCTCCGTCGACGACGTGCTCGCCTGGTCACTGCTGGCCGCCGTGGTCGCCCTCAGCGGACCGGCCGGCCCGGAGGAGTGGCGCATCCTGCTCGCCGTCCCCTACCTGCTGGGCATGTTGTTCGTCGTACGCCCGCTGCTGCGCCGGCTCGCGGCCCGCACCACCCCTCTGCGGCTCACGCCGGGCGTGCTCGCCGGTGTCCTCGCGGGACTGCTGCTGTCCGCGGCCGCCACCGAGTGGCTGGGCCTGCACTACATCTTCGGCGCCTTCCTGTTCGGCGCGGTCCTCCCGCGCGCCGGCACCGAACGGCTGCGCGCCGACGTCCACGACCGCCTCGGCCAGCTGAGCGGCACCCTGCTGCTGCCGGTGTTCTTCCTGGTCGCGGGCCTCGGCGTCGACCTCTCCGGCCTGGACGCCGGCGGACTGGGCGACCTGGGCCTGATCCTCGCGGTGGCCATCGGCGGCAAGTTCGCGGGCGCCTTCACCGCGGCCCGCCTCCACCGCATGCCGGCCCGCGAGTCCGCCGCCCTCGCCACCTTGATGAACACCCGCGGCCTGACCGAACTGATCGTCCTGAACGTCGGCCGCGACCTCGGCATCCTCGGCCCGGACCTGTACTCCCTCATGGTCGTCATGGCCGTGGTGACGACAGCGATGGCGGGCCCCCTCCTGAACTGGCTCCAGGGCCGTTCCGGCAGCCTTGGAACCGGGTCCGCCCGGCCGGCGGAACGCACCGCGGACCCCGCGGTCTGA